A part of Drosophila bipectinata strain 14024-0381.07 chromosome 3L, DbipHiC1v2, whole genome shotgun sequence genomic DNA contains:
- the LOC108128293 gene encoding uncharacterized protein produces the protein MTKKVKKPNEGLTRIQKELSQLRGAVIEMRKTAKLSSKSSSPKSSLTLVKAKKKAQTKRPSEQGQKPLATKDLSVQPSQPKPSPNVEHDTLAGIILQQAQIIEELRQELQQLKLHYERQVSTIKNNAKMLELQLQKLLARARKDRWEKPKYSHWIGAHYNNITEAVDELHYSSSCIKETKKKLSRILLSKTSSESDQKT, from the coding sequence ATGACCAAAAAAGTTAAGAAGCCAAACGAGGGACTGACCAGGATACAGAAGGAGTTGAGTCAGCTCCGGGGGGCTGTCATTGAAATGCGGAAGACTGCCAAGCTATCGTCAAAGTCCTCCAGCCCAAAGTCGAGCCTAACGTTGGTGAAAGCGAAAAAGAAGGCCCAAACCAAGCGTCCCTCGGAGCAAGGCCAGAAACCACTAGCGACCAAGGACCTTTCCGTTCAACCAAGTCAACCAAAGCCAAGCCCCAACGTAGAACATGATACCCTTGCCGGGATAATCCTGCAGCAGGCGCAAATCATCGAAGAACTGAGACAGGAGCTGCAACAGCTGAAGCTTCACTACGAGCGCCAGGTGTCCACCATTAAGAATAACGCCAAGATGCTAGAGCTACAGCTGCAAAAGCTCCTTGCCAGGGCTCGGAAGGATCGGTGGGAGAAACCCAAGTACTCCCACTGGATAGGTGCCCACTACAACAACATAACCGAGGCTGTGGATGAGTTGCATTATTCCAGCTCCTGCATTaaggaaacaaaaaagaaactgAGCAGGATACTGCTGTCCAAAACATCCTCAGAATCTGATcagaaaacctaa
- the LOC108128444 gene encoding moesin, whose translation MPPHDRTKARLEHEITILRREVARLRAKQDQRRRERLEQDVLKARLEQEVQVLHQELAVVRSDRDELSRKHATYMRECGGEEEQSGAVNAQLVKLDRHVIKQDKYIAFLEEQINHTRTKYHQRMTDVKQGTELIENELKKVRDEMRTVAQHAGEVDKMKKKISSLEGKLQRRNSIIAKYEIKHAELMTVVQGFQTEATTKGETPIEVIAAPRLSGGSPHRSNAGYFMCTHTSDTDVAEGEENFANPLDMQPSNFSCLTSALKKRLGYSDTTQPDPPVFIATEVIPPGVQVV comes from the coding sequence ATGCCCCCTCACGATCGCACCAAGGCACGACTGGAACACGAGATAACCATTCTACGCCGCGAGGTGGCCAGGCTGCGCGCCAAACAGGACCAGCGACGACGAGAAAGGCTGGAACAGGACGTTCTAAAGGCGCGACTAGAGCAGGAGGTGCAGGTACTGCACCAAGAACTGGCTGTCGTGAGGAGTGATCGGGACGAGTTGAGTCGCAAGCATGCGACATACATGCGGGAATGTGGTGGCGAAGAGGAGCAGTCTGGAGCAGTTAACGCCCAACTCGTTAAGCTCGACCGACACGTAATCAAGCAGGACAAATATATAGCTTTCCTCGAGGAGCAGATCAACCATACCCGGACCAAGTACCATCAGCGGATGACGGATGTCAAGCAGGGCACAGAGCTAATAGAGAACGAGCTGAAAAAGGTCAGAGACGAAATGCGAACCGTAGCTCAGCATGCTGGCGAGGTGGATAAGATGAAGAAGAAAATCTCCTCCCTCGAGGGCAAGTTGCAGCGCCGGAACTCCATAATCGCCAAGTACGAGATCAAGCACGCCGAACTCATGACGGTCGTTCAGGGCTTCCAAACGGAGGCAACCACAAAAGGAGAAACCCCAATTGAGGTTATTGCCGCTCCCCGACTCTCCGGGGGTAGTCCTCATCGTTCTAATGCTGGCTATTTCATGTGCACCCACACCAGCGATACTGATGTCGCAGAGGGTGAAGAAAATTTCGCCAATCCACTCGATATGCAACCAAGCAACTTTAGCTGCCTGACCTCGGCACTCAAAAAGCGGCTCGGTTATTCGGATACCACTCAACCCGATCCTCCAGTATTTATCGCAACAGAAGTGATTCCTCCGGGCGTTCAGGTCGTTTGA
- the LOC108128447 gene encoding uncharacterized protein, producing MDCCGGEVRSESIYNMLQALVDSKVINVQLLSIAVGIFFVVLLLKNNFRSFSGT from the coding sequence ATGGACTGCTGCGGCGGCGAAGTACGCAGCGAGAGTATCTACAACATGCTGCAGGCCCTGGTGGACTCAAAAGTAATCAACGTGCAGCTCCTGTCGATTGCCGTGGGAATTTTCTTCGTAGTGCTGCTactgaaaaacaattttcgCAGCTTTTCCGGCACGTAG
- the UQCR-Q gene encoding cytochrome b-c1 complex subunit 8 codes for MRLTSILNGAHFGNLAKVHGIVTYKLSPFEQRAFAGAISKGVPNMIRRFRSNVFIVAPPFILGYLIYDLTERKHAALLRKNPADYENDE; via the exons ATGCGTCTGACCTCAATCCTGAATGGAGCCCACTTCGGCAACCTGGCCAAGGTGCACGGCATCGTTACCTACAAGCTGTCGCCTTTCGAGCAGCGCGCCTTTGCCGGAGCGATCAGTAAGGGAGTTCCTAACATGATCCGCCGTTTCCGCTCCAACGTCTTCATCGTTGCCCCCC CCTTCATCCTGGGTTACCTGATCTACGATCTGACCGAGCGCAAGCACGCCGCCCTCCTGCGCAAAAACCCCGCTGACTACGAGAATGACGAATAA
- the LOC108128284 gene encoding osteopetrosis-associated transmembrane protein 1, which produces MPSLCFYLGLFLTLSCQVNLLLAAKNKSCSTMVKELGDAQSKFIYCATVKSVPVNLCVGCKDLYGNLQEEFGALTADANCSQLYLNSDRIKIVATTQGILTGLWDKANCHDCFVRNNSIKYDMLSTTLSGCLKNSNENNVCTECKLAYLDLNNFYMDMEKASKGQVCFDLQDNMNRTRLHWSKELKCCQREVKLINFLIAVGVVVLLPIVTFYVTAIVVTKRREANHELLNELEPELDAPSTSALITAAVLSTRTEPSNEISARNEKIAEVLHQPADHDSDSDEARLKPKVARRSHPDSETDASSDDEPHSRAKHLNAQRSDYSSDDEPIVKPKRA; this is translated from the exons ATGCCGagtctttgtttttatttggggCTTTTTCTAACCCTCAGCTGTCAGGTTAACCTGTTGCTGGCGGCTAAGAACAAAAGCTGCTCCACAATGGTAAAAGAATTGGGTGATGCCCAAAGCAAGTTTATCTACTGCGCCACGGTAAAGTCAGTGCCCGTGAATCTTTGTGTCGGATGCAAGGATCTCTACGGTAATCTTCAGGAAGAATTTGGAGCTTTAACGGCGGATGCCAATTGTTCTCAGCTGTACCTGAACTCGGATCGCATTAAAATCGTAGCTACTACACAAGGAATCCTCACTGGACTATGGGATAAGGCTAATTGTCATG acTGCTTCGTAAGAAACAATTCGATAAAGTACGACATGCTTTCCACAACTTTGAGTGGGTGCCTGAAAAATTCAAACGAGAATAATGTTTGCACCGAATGCAAGCTAGCCTATTTGgatttaaacaatttctacATGGACATGGAAAAGGCAAGCAAGGGCCAAGTCTGTTTCGATCTCCAGGACAAT ATGAATCGCACTCGTCTACACTGGTCAAAGGAGCTCAAGTGCTGCCAGCGTGAAGTCAAGCTGATTAATTTTCTGATTGCCGTGGGTGTGGTTGTACTACTGCCCATAGTCACGTTCTATGTTACAGCGATTGTCGTAACGAAACGGCGTGAAGCAAACCACGAACTGCTGAACGAGCTGG AACCCGAATTGGATGCCCCATCCACATCGGCTCTTATTACCGCCGCTGTTTTGTCTACAAGAACTGAACCTTCCAATGAAATCTCCGCAAGAAATGAGAAAATAGCCGAAGTGTTGCACCAACCCGCAGATCATGATTCAGACTCGGATGAGGCGCGTTTGAAACCAAAAGTAGCAAGAAGAAGTCATCCTGATTCCGAAACAGATGCTTCAAGCGATGATGAGCCACACTCAAGGGCGAAACATCTAAATGCCCAGAGGTCTGATTACTCCAGTGATgacgagcctattgtgaaacCAAAGAGGGCGTAA
- the LOC108128282 gene encoding uncharacterized protein — protein MERGVLLVLLLVACRRIEAATHVNISIAQQPATNPADVKYVEGRAPAELRAGPERDGEQSFQRIQERPQLQLQQQLQPQQQQQHQQQQVVQTQQQQQQPQQQLTPRQGLGLQPPNQGVLQPPVTKNGRLPRRRGHGRRPSIVQQPPSPHSGQFRQRNQQLRQNQEFERYIQSYHSHGPTVETVYESSNPAPQRYTQSSSGVTSSVDDSAPQKVVSIGGSRSQQLRMFERQVAAPVPAKVQAGANVEVVQDSKPIYEPQPAPVQTASIAPPVSSSASSSSSSSSSAAPSSPVPAPTSQPSEPASGYDTSSLFNPATSYNRPSYDPSGYNYEDAQEVDYQDQYPPEVSDDQGYEDYGEQSGYQGGSGYLPPAPPRSYTPPQRPLVTKTIQIVQPALKAKKYEVRHPAIQKEFYDIEERVVIKPAGTLVVELEHPVAKIPKGETLLPLGHPHPAVASAYSNNNGQIQTQSYNNNVPEYRPSYEAPPAVKDQQATTIGSSVTTMPSYDQAPKDDFVEARLQQQKPGGDVTDGRPSSSSSSSTSSVSAVDGNGNSIKINAKHLTPNMIQRAEPEQDYPRQGGQRVYQQRNNFNRQPYNEDDDYFSGEYLPNVNAGSVDAKPARLELAEKEERATQIIKHEHKIHLPPSQHNIYLGRNRQTPLKERRIQEVPAQVSEIKPYLRNHEGPTVVYAKVPANRAFYSQSSRSRSPLAEDLEYSAPYSQMRFSPENQSSRLVEAPKEEVKKEKESQNTHIQIQIGSEPEKPLMVATTAVPDCDKGQQRLEKSQRLVEVPKSEVTATQPTPTQSQAQPDVDVALNGAAGHLKPNERVIAATAAPTDAAATSETFHKRRIVVNHPFQTVREVVEHEPITNYHQIQVNEPAPPSLYHQAYYQPAQHTHGSLVHYQTTSTHGNLYAPYG, from the exons ATGGAGCGAGGAgtgctgctggtgctcctTTTGGTGGCCTGCAGGCGAATTGAAGCAGCCACCCATGTGAACATCTCGATTGCCCAGCAACCGGCCACTAATCCGGCGGATGTCAAATATGTAGAGGGTCGGGCGCCGGCGGAACTGAGAGCTGGTCCTGAAAGGGATGGGGAGCAGTCATTCCAACGCATTCAGGAGCGACCACAGctccagctgcagcagcaattGCAAccccagcaacagcagcaacatcagcagcaacaggtgGTGCAaacgcagcagcaacaacagcaaccgcAGCAGCAACTGACTCCCCGCCAAGGATTGGGCCTCCAGCCTCCAAATCAAGGGGTTCTCCAGCCCCCAGTCACCAAGAACGGACGCCTGCCCCGTCGCCGTGGCCATGGAAGACGTCCCTCCATCGTTCAGCAGCCGCCCAGTCCTCACAGTGGCCAGTTCCGGCAAAGGAACCAGCAGCTCCGCCAGAACCAGGAGTTCGAGCGCTACATCCAATCCTATCACAGCCATGGACCGACTGTTGAGACG GTCTACGAATCCTCCAATCCTGCTCCTCAGCGCTACACCCAGTCCAGTTCTGGTGTGACCTCCTCGGTGGATGATTCTGCTCCGCAAAAGGTGGTTTCCATCGGAGGCAGCCGCTCCCAGCAGCTCCGCATGTTTGAGCGCCAGGTGGCTGCTCCCGTTCCTGCCAAGGTTCAGGCTGGTGCCAATGTGGAGGTGGTCCAGGACAGTAAGCCCATTTACGAGCCTCAGCCAGCTCCCGTTCAAACGGCTAGTATTGCCCCGCCCGTGAGTTCCAGtgcctcatcctcatcctcctcctcctcgtcggcAGCTCCTAGTTCCCCGGTTCCAGCACCCACCTCCCAGCCCTCTGAGCCGGCTTCGGGCTACGATACCTCATCTCTGTTTAATCCTGCCACCAGTTACAATCGTCCTAGCTATGATCCCAGTGGCTACAACTACGAAGACGCTCAGGAGGTGGACTATCAGGATCAGTATCCCCCAGAGGTCAGTGATGACCAGGGATACGAGGACTATGGCGAGCAGTCGGGCTACCAAGGAGGTTCTGGCTACTTGCCGCCGGCTCCCCCGAGGAGTTACACTCCTCCGCAGCGCCCGCTGGTCACCAAAACGATCCAGATTGTTCAGCCTGCTCTGAAGGCCAAGAAGTACGAAGTCCGTCATCCGGCCATCCAGAAGGAGTTCTACGACATCGAAGAGCGGGTGGTAATCAAGCCAGCCGGTACCCTGGTGGTGGAGCTGGAGCACCCTGTTGCCAAGATTCCCAAGGGTGAGACTCTGCTGCCCCTAGGACATCCCCATCCGGCGGTGGCTTCTGCCtatagcaacaacaatggtCAGATCCAGACCCAGAGTTACAACAACAATGTCCCGGAGTACAGGCCCTCCTATGAGGCTCCACCAGCTGTCAAGGACCAGCAGGCAACTACTATTGGATCCAGCGTGACCACCATGCCTTCCTACGACCAGGCGCCCAAGGATGACTTCGTAGAGGCCCGactgcagcagcagaagccTGGGGGCGATGTCACTGACGGTCGCCCGAGCAgctcctcctcatcctccaCCTCCTCGGTTTCGGCAGTGGATGGAAATGGAAACTCCATCAAAATCAACGCCAAGCACCTGACCCCCAACATGATCCAGCGAGCGGAGCCGGAACAGGATTACCCCAGACAGGGTGGCCAGAGGGTCTATCAACAGAGGAACAATTTTAATCGCCAGCCATACAACGAGGACGATGACTACTTCTCCGGGGAGTACCTGCCTAATGTGAATGCCGGCAGTGTGGATGCCAAGCCAGCGCGTCTGGAACTGGCCGAGAAGGAGGAACGAGCCACTCAAATCATTAAGCACGAGCACAAGATCCATCTGCCCCCGTCGCAGCACAACATTTACCTGGGACGCAACCGTCAGACTCCTCTGAAAGAAAGAAGAATCCAGGAGGTACCCGCTCAGGTGAGCGAAATAAAACCGTATCTTAGGAACCACGAAGGACCCACAGTTGTGTATGCCAAGGTACCTGCCAACAGGGCCTTCTACTCTCAGTCGTCGCGATCGAGGAGTCCTTTGGCCGAGGACTTGGAGTACAGCGCTCCCTATTCCCAAATGCGCTTCAGCCCAGAGAACCAATCTTCCAGATTGGTGGAAGCCCCAAAAGAGGAGGTCAAGAAGGAGAAGGAGTCCCAGAACACACacatccaaatccaaataGGCAGCGAACCGGAAAAGCCTCTAATGGTGGCCACCACCGCAGTCCCAGATTGCGACAAGGGTCAGCAGCGTTTGGAGAAATCTCAGCGTCTGGTTGAGGTACCGAAATCCGAAGTGACCGCCACCCAGCCCACTCCCACGCAGTCCCAGGCGCAGCCTGATGTAGATGTGGCCCTTAACGGAGCAGCCGGTCACTTGAAGCCCAACGAGCGAGTTattgctgccactgctgctccCACAGACGCGGCGGCCACCAGTGAAACCTTCCACAAACGACGCATCGTAGTGAATCATCCATTCCAAACCGTGCGAGAGGTGGTTGAGCATGAACCAATCACCAACTACCACCAGATCCAGGTGAATGAACCGGCGCCGCCCTCGCTGTACCATCAGGCCTACTACCAACCGGCCCAGCACACTCACGGGAGTCTGGTTCACTACCAAACCACATCCACCCATGGCAATCTCTATGCTCCATACGGATAG
- the Gtpx gene encoding uncharacterized protein Gtpx isoform X3, translating to MSNGDYKNAASIYEFTVKDTHGNDVSLDKYKGKVVLVVNIASKCGLTKNNYQKLTDLKEKYGEQGLVILNFPCNQFGSQMPEADGEAMVCHLRDSKADIGEVFAKVDVNGDNAAPLYKYLKAKQTGTLGSGIKWNFTKFLVNKEGIPVNRYAPTTDPMDIAKDIEKLL from the exons ATGTCTAACGGAGATTACAAGAACGCCGCCTCCATCTACGAGTTCACCGTAAAGGACACTCATGGAAACGATGTCTCCCTGGACAAATACAAGGGCAAGGTGGTTCTGGTAGTGAACATCGCCTCCAAGTGTGGCCTGACCAAGAACAACTACCAGAAGCTGACCGATCTGAAGGAGAAGTACGGTGAACAGGGCCTGGTTATTCTAAACTTCCCCTGCAACCAGTTTGGTTCCCAGATGCCGGAGGCTGATGGCGAGGCCATGGTCTGTCACCTGCGCGACTCAAAGGCCGATATTGGGGAGGTTTTCGCAAAG GTGGACGTGAATGGCGATAATGCCGCCCCACTCTACAAGTATCTGAAGGCCAAGCAGACAGGCACTCTGGGCAGCGGTATCAAGTGGAACTTTACCAAGTTCCTGGTCAACAAGGAGGGCATTCCCGTCAACCGTTATGCCCCCACCACCGATCCCATGGACATAGCCAAGGACATCGAGAAGCTCCTGTAG
- the Gtpx gene encoding uncharacterized protein Gtpx isoform X1: protein MSIRQFQTISRQAFRCYSRRSLVDLGQGQLQRLPLRFCSVLLPVSCAANAVTASTPTSPCSAAQYSTAAAFDMSNGDYKNAASIYEFTVKDTHGNDVSLDKYKGKVVLVVNIASKCGLTKNNYQKLTDLKEKYGEQGLVILNFPCNQFGSQMPEADGEAMVCHLRDSKADIGEVFAKVDVNGDNAAPLYKYLKAKQTGTLGSGIKWNFTKFLVNKEGIPVNRYAPTTDPMDIAKDIEKLL from the exons ATGAGTATCAGGCAATTTCAGACCATTTCCCGACAGGCCTTCCGGTGCTACTCAAGGCGTTCTCTAGTGGACCTGGGCCAGGGGCAATTACAGCGCCTGCCCCTTCGCTTTTGCTCCGTTCTGTTGCCAGTCAGTTGTGCGGCCAATGCCGTTACAGCATCCACACCCACATCCCCCTGCTCGGCAGCCCAGTACTCCACAGCAGCTGCC TTCGACATGTCTAACGGAGATTACAAGAACGCCGCCTCCATCTACGAGTTCACCGTAAAGGACACTCATGGAAACGATGTCTCCCTGGACAAATACAAGGGCAAGGTGGTTCTGGTAGTGAACATCGCCTCCAAGTGTGGCCTGACCAAGAACAACTACCAGAAGCTGACCGATCTGAAGGAGAAGTACGGTGAACAGGGCCTGGTTATTCTAAACTTCCCCTGCAACCAGTTTGGTTCCCAGATGCCGGAGGCTGATGGCGAGGCCATGGTCTGTCACCTGCGCGACTCAAAGGCCGATATTGGGGAGGTTTTCGCAAAG GTGGACGTGAATGGCGATAATGCCGCCCCACTCTACAAGTATCTGAAGGCCAAGCAGACAGGCACTCTGGGCAGCGGTATCAAGTGGAACTTTACCAAGTTCCTGGTCAACAAGGAGGGCATTCCCGTCAACCGTTATGCCCCCACCACCGATCCCATGGACATAGCCAAGGACATCGAGAAGCTCCTGTAG
- the Gtpx gene encoding uncharacterized protein Gtpx isoform X2: MCIPSIGGEIEDIVAMSGRSILHFLFGSVAIALGSYIYFTMQFDMSNGDYKNAASIYEFTVKDTHGNDVSLDKYKGKVVLVVNIASKCGLTKNNYQKLTDLKEKYGEQGLVILNFPCNQFGSQMPEADGEAMVCHLRDSKADIGEVFAKVDVNGDNAAPLYKYLKAKQTGTLGSGIKWNFTKFLVNKEGIPVNRYAPTTDPMDIAKDIEKLL, translated from the exons ATGTGCATTCCTTCAATCGGTGGTGAAATCGAAGATATAGTAGCCATGTCCGGTCGTTCCATCCTGCATTTTCTGTTTGGGTCCGTAGCTATTGCCCTGGGCTCGTACATCTACTTCACCATGCAA TTCGACATGTCTAACGGAGATTACAAGAACGCCGCCTCCATCTACGAGTTCACCGTAAAGGACACTCATGGAAACGATGTCTCCCTGGACAAATACAAGGGCAAGGTGGTTCTGGTAGTGAACATCGCCTCCAAGTGTGGCCTGACCAAGAACAACTACCAGAAGCTGACCGATCTGAAGGAGAAGTACGGTGAACAGGGCCTGGTTATTCTAAACTTCCCCTGCAACCAGTTTGGTTCCCAGATGCCGGAGGCTGATGGCGAGGCCATGGTCTGTCACCTGCGCGACTCAAAGGCCGATATTGGGGAGGTTTTCGCAAAG GTGGACGTGAATGGCGATAATGCCGCCCCACTCTACAAGTATCTGAAGGCCAAGCAGACAGGCACTCTGGGCAGCGGTATCAAGTGGAACTTTACCAAGTTCCTGGTCAACAAGGAGGGCATTCCCGTCAACCGTTATGCCCCCACCACCGATCCCATGGACATAGCCAAGGACATCGAGAAGCTCCTGTAG